DNA from Rhizobacter sp. J219:
TTGCGGCCATGAATGCCGGCCGCGTTGACCGAGGCGATGTAGGCCTTCAGCGCGGCTTCCTGCTCCCGTCCCTTCGCGCCGGCTGGCCCTGACAGCGCGATGACCCGGCTGATGACGATGGTGTCGGGCGTGACGCCGTCCTCGGGTGGCGCGGCAAACGCCGTCGCCGCCGTCATGAGCGAGCCCAGCAACACGATTGCCGCGCGGCGCAGAACGTCCAGGGCGTGGTGACGCAGGGAATCCATGGCTGACCCTTTCGCTGATGTGTGCGAAATGTATGCATCTTCAATACAAAGATACATACATACAATCCAGCAGTGAAAGGCCCGTGGCCAGGTTTGTGCCCCTGTCGAGTGGAAGTTCGCCCGCCGCCTGCATGGTGCGTCTGCGCCGCCGTCCGGCGATCTTGAAGTGGTGTAATGACCGTATGGGAAAAGCTGCTACGGAACTCCATGATTTCCTGATCGGGCTGGCGAAGACGGCTCGCCCGGGCGAGCGCCTGCCGGCCATCCGCGAGCTCATGCGCCGCTTCCAGGTCTCGCAGGTGGTGGTCGAGCGCCTGTTCTCTGAACTGAAGTCGCGAGGGCTCATCGCGTCGCAGGTCGGACGCGGCACCTTCTTCAGCGGCGGTGACGCGTCGGGCCTCCCGACCAAGGCGTCGGAGGGTCGGGCCGCCGCGCCGGAAGCTCGCGCCGAGCAGCGCAGCGCCTCGCGCTCCGTCTTGCTGCTGCGTCGCTCGATCAGCATCGCGCGCGGACGCATGCTGCTGGACGGTCTGCAACGCCGGTTTGCCGCGGATGGCCATCGGGTGCTGGAGGTGGCCTACACCGACCCCGACCATGCCCGTCTCGTGCTGAATGGGTTGCCGCAGCTCGACGCCTGCGTCGTCCAGTCGACCTTCAAGACCATCACGGTGGACCTGCTGGCGGACCTGCGCTCCAAGTGCGACGTACTGGCGGTCGACGGCGCGGCCCTCACTGGCACCGATGTCGAGGTCGTCGGCATGGAGTGGGGCGAGCCGCTGGAAGAGGCCATCGACGTGCTGCGCCGCCGGGGGCACCGCCGGATCATGTATGCGTCCACGGCATTCCCGTTCCTGGCGGGGCAGATGGGCCAGCGCAGGTTCGAGCACCTGCAGAAGCGGCTGGACGGCGTCGAGCTGATGAAGCTCACCGTTCCGGAGCTGCCCCACGAGGGTTATGCCGAAGCGCTCGTCGCCCTGGTGGTCGAGCAGCTCAAGCGCGATCCGTTCACCGGTCTGGTCGCCTGGGGCATCGAAGACGGCGCCAAGTTCCGCGACCTGCTGGCTGCGGCCGGGGTGGTGGTGCCGGTTCACTTGAGCGTCGTGCTCCTGGGGCGCACGGACCTCGCCAGTGAACATGCCGGCTACTTCCACACCGTGGGCTGTCAGGTGTCCGACCAGGTGAACGAGTCTCTACGAGGCGGTGAACGCCCGGTGGGCGAATCCGACAGCACCGTACGTCGTGCGGCTGATCCCCGTGACCTCGCGGGAAGGCGAGTCGGTCTCGGAGCCCTTCAAGGTGAAGGCGCCGGGTGGCGAAGGGCCGGCGCGCGCCAGGCGAGGCGCCACCAGCCCGGCGTAGCGGCCTGCGTGGTGCCGCGGCTCAGCACGTCACGGCTGCCCGCGCCCCAAGACCCGCTCCACGATGTCCTGCGTGAGTTCTGCCGACTGCCCGACGTAGGCGTTCGGATCGAGTGCTTTCAGGACTTCCGCCGGTAGTTCCTTGGCCATCCAGAGCGGGTGCTCCCGGATCGCCTGTGCGAAAGGCACCGCTTCGGACTGCGAGCGCTGCGCCGCTTCGTACAGCATGTGATGCGCTTGGTGGCGCCCCATGTAGGGCGTGAGGCTCATCATTGCCGCCTCGGAGGCGATCAGGCCGTTGGTGAGGGCCAGGTTGTTCTTCATGCGGTCGGGATGGACGACCAGGCCCAGCGCCAACCGTTCCAACGTCTCGGTGATCGATGCGGCGATGACGGCCACTTCCGGCAGCAGGGTGTCGCACACGTTGGTCGCGGACGAATCGCCTTCGTCCATGCGGACCATCGCCTCCAGCGCCATCGGTGCACGCCCCCGCAGCATGCGGCACAGGCTGATGAGGAGCAGCGCGGTGGACGGGTTGCGCTTCTGCGCCATCGTCGAGCTGCCGACCTTGCCGATGTGGAACGCTTCGGCCGCCTCGCCGATCTCTGTGCGCTGCATGAACACCACGTCCTGGGCGATCTTCTGCACGGTGGCCGCGAGTGTTGCCAGGGTGGCGACGTAGTCGTTCACCCGGTCGTAGGAGGAGCGCATGGGCAAGCCGGTCGGGAGCAGCCCGAGGCGTTCGGCCATCCGCGCTTCCACCTGGCGGCCGATGGAGCCCATCGCGGCGAAGGTGCCGATCGCCCCGCCCATGCTGGCCGTGAACGAACTGGACAGTCGCCTCTTCAGGCGCGCTCGGTCGCGGTCGAGTTCGGCGATCCAGCCGGCGATCTTGAAGCCCAGCGTCATCGGCAGCGCATGCTGGCCGTGCGTGCGGCCCGGCATGACGGTGTGGCGGTGCTCCATGGCCAGGCTGCACAGCGCGGTGACTGACGCGTCGAGGTGCTCCATCAGGATGCCGTGCGTGGCACGCATCTGCAGCGCGCTGGCCGTGTCGAAGATGTTCTGGGTCGTGGCGCCGAGGTGGATGAAGCCTGCGGCGGGTTCGCCGCACAGGGCCTCCAGCTGGTGCAGGACCGGCACGAGCGGGTGCTGGGCATGGGCGATGTCTTCGGCCACTTTCGTCGTGTCGAAAAGGTGCGCCAGCGCTTTCTGCCCGATCTGGTCAGCGGCCGATCGGGGGATCAGGCCGAGGTCGGCCTGGGCTTGGGCGAGGGCTGCTTCGACGTCGAGCCATGCCTGCAAGGTCGCGGAGTCGCTCCAGACGCGTTTGGCCGGTGCACTGAACCAGTGGCCGGTGATGAACGACTCATACATGCTGATGGTCATGGGAATACAGCGGGCAGCTGGAAGTGGCGGGAGGCAATATCAATACATATTGTATTGGCGCCAAGCTCTCTCCTGGGCGCTCTTTGGGCAGGGTTTCCGAGTACATAAATACGATACATGCAATACATAATGTATTTAGCATCGTGGAGATGCATTGCGGAACCTTCACCTATTTGGAGACAACTTTGAACACACCCTCCCTCCCGGCCGCGCCGATCGGGCCGTCGGGCCGATCTGTCCTCGCACTCGCCGCCATGATGTCCATGGGAGCCGCTCACGCCCAGTCGTCGGTCGTGATCTACGGCATCGTGGATCAGGGGATCGTCAAGGCCAACAGCGGCACGACGCCTGGCGCAATGCTGCCGGGCCGCGGCGTCAATCCGGACACCTGGAACATCAAGGCCGGCAACACCTCTCGCCTCGGCTTCCGGGGTCACGAAGACCTGGGCGCGGGCCTGTATTCCCGCTTCCAGATCGAACATCGCTTCGCGATGGACACAGGCGCTTCGAGCAATGCCACCGTCTTCTGGCTCGGCCGCTCCGTGGTCGCCCTGGGCGGCAAGTCGCTCGGTGAGCTCTATGCCGGCCGCGAGTACTCGGCGGCCTACACCGTGGCACTCAACGCGGACCCCACCTTCTGGAGCTACGTCAGCCAGCTCGGCTCGGCCTACACCTACGCCAGCTACACGCCGGTGGCGACCTCGATCGAGGCCTCGAACATCCGCTGGGCCAACGCTGTGGGCTACAAGACGCCGGTGTGGGGCGGCTTCAGCGGCGAATTGCAGACGGCGCTTGGCGAGGGTGCGCGCAAGCGCGCGTCGTCGGGCCACGCGCAGTTCAAGGCGGGCGCCTTGTGGGTGGCCGGCGCGTTCGACCGCCTCGACTCGAACACCAACATGCAGATCGTCGCCGGCGGATACGACTTCGGCGTCGTGTACCCGAAGGCTTCCTACACCCGCTCCAAGGGCGGCGTCAACGGCGACGCCAAGGCGTTCACGGTCTCGGCACTCGTGCCGTTCTCCTTCGGCCGCGCCTACCTGTCGTACGGCAGTCTGAGCCCGGCGGCCAACAACCGTGATTCCGACATGATCGGTGCCGGCGTGCAATACGACCTCAGCAAGCGCACCCTCGTCTACCTGAACCTGGGCACGGCCGAGCAGCAGACCTTCACGCGGACCACGGCGTTCGACTTCGGCATCAAGCACACTTTCTGACAGGGGCGAGCATGACATCCAAGTTGTATACGCGTGTGGCCTCGGCGGCGGCCGGGTTGCTGTGGAGCGTCGCTGCCGTCGCGCAGACACCGATCTCGCTGGTCGTGGGCTATTCGGCGGGCGGCAGCGCGGACTACGTGGCGAGAGTGGTGGGAGAAGAGCTTTCGAAGAAGCTCTCCCGCCAGGTCATCATCGAGAACGTGGCCGGTGCGAGCGGCATGCTCGCTGCGCAGAAGGTGCTGTCCGGCAGCAACGACGGCAGCGTGATCTACATGGGCGGGACCGACACGGTGCTCGTTCCCATGGTCAACCCGAAAGCCAAGGTGGATTGGGAGAAAGACTTCGTGCCCATCGGCCGCACCACCACCGTGCCGATGATCTTTGCGGTGCCGGTCAACTCGCCGTACAACACCCTCAGTGACCTGATCCACGACCTGAAGAAGGGCAAGGACTATCTGTACGCCGTGCCGGGCATCGGCACGATGCAGCACCTGTACGGATCCCTCATCAACAACCGGGGCAAGGTCAACATGGTCCACGTGCCCTACCGGGGAGGCGCCCAGATCGCAACCGACCTGGTCGGGGGGCAGGTCGACAGTGCGGTCCTCGTGCTGTCCACCGCCATGCCGTTTCTGAAGGACGGCAAGATCAAGGCGCTGTCGTCGTCGGACACCATCCGTGCACCGCAGCTTCCCCATGTGAAGCGCATCGGCGAGGAAGAAGGCTTCCAGGGGACCGCCCTGCCGTTGTGGCAAGGCTTCTTCCTGAAATCAGGAACGGCACCGGCCACCGTGGCGGCTTACGAGAAGGCGCTGATCGAAGCACTCGGCTCGGCTGCATTGAAGGCCAAGCTGGCCGAGGCCGGCATCACCGTGGCGCCCATGAAAGGCCAGGAATTCAAGGCGTTCATCAAGCCGCAAGCCGATCTTTACCGTGACATCGTGCGCTCCGCCAAGATCACGGTGGATTGATTCAGCGCCGTTTCACAAACCCACGGCGAGGCGACCTGAAGCGATCACGCAGGCGGCATCACTGCGTGAAGAGGTCGGCGGGGCTCGCGAGGGCGCGGTAGGTGCCGATGGTGTCGAACACCAGCGGCGCCAGGCGTGTGGGGCGCCGGCGGGCGTAGACGTCGACGTCGGCGCGGGCGAGGTCGCCGAAGCCGCAGTGCGTGAGCCGCGAGAGTTCGGCCACCGTCGTCTGGTAACCCTGGATGGACTGTGGCACCTCGTCGAAATCGCGCGCTTGCGGCGTCACGCCGCGCTTCCTGAGCAGCGCGGCCACGGCTTCGTCCTGCTTCACCAGAAATGCCAGCGAGCGCAGTGCGGGCTCGCCCGGTGTCGCGACCGTCCACGCCGCGACCTTCCAGAAGGCGAGCGGGATCTGCACGCCGCGGTAGAGCGGGTCGCCGTCACCGAAGACGCAGCCCGAGAAGACCGAGACCTTGTGGTCCTGCGCGTTGGCGGTCTGCAGCAGGTGGTCTTCCACCTGCAGCCACCAGCCGGTGTTCAGCTCGGGCATCTGCGGCGAGCAGTTGGTCCAGTGGAAAGTGTCGGCTTCGCCGCGGCCGGACTGCACATCGGTCTCGCCCCACGCTGGGTCGAGCCGGCGCACCAGGTGGCCGCGCTGGAAGCCCGAGCCGCGGTAGAAGCCGTCGCCGATCTGCAGCGCGGCGGTGATCCGTGGCGTGAAGCCCTGTCGCTCGTCGAACCACCACTCGTCGGGCTGGCGCTGGCCGAGGTGGCGCTCCTGCCGGCCATCGATGTTGACGGCGGACCAGAACGCGAGGCGGCGCGCAGGGTTCAGCAGGATGCTGAAGTGCTGATAGGGCAGCGGCGGCAGCGTGGCCAGGTGCTGGACCGTTGGCGCCAAGCTGGGGAGCGGCACGGCCACGTCGAGGAAGTCCGCGTCGTAGCCACGGCGGTTGCGGTAGTCGGGGTCGAGCGGGCGCCAGGATTGCGGTGTGCTCGTCGTCATGCGGGCCGGCCTTCGAGGGCTTGCGTGGCGGCCGCGGCGAGCTGCTCGGGGCGGATGC
Protein-coding regions in this window:
- a CDS encoding ABC transporter substrate-binding protein, translated to MDSLRHHALDVLRRAAIVLLGSLMTAATAFAAPPEDGVTPDTIVISRVIALSGPAGAKGREQEAALKAYIASVNAAGIHGRKIVLRTTDLDLRAESALAKIYDEQRPFAFFMFGGTAGSTVAMGFASPRQIPFVAPNSGAAIFHTPRNGTSSTSGRATRTK
- a CDS encoding GntR family transcriptional regulator, translated to MVRLRRRPAILKWCNDRMGKAATELHDFLIGLAKTARPGERLPAIRELMRRFQVSQVVVERLFSELKSRGLIASQVGRGTFFSGGDASGLPTKASEGRAAAPEARAEQRSASRSVLLLRRSISIARGRMLLDGLQRRFAADGHRVLEVAYTDPDHARLVLNGLPQLDACVVQSTFKTITVDLLADLRSKCDVLAVDGAALTGTDVEVVGMEWGEPLEEAIDVLRRRGHRRIMYASTAFPFLAGQMGQRRFEHLQKRLDGVELMKLTVPELPHEGYAEALVALVVEQLKRDPFTGLVAWGIEDGAKFRDLLAAAGVVVPVHLSVVLLGRTDLASEHAGYFHTVGCQVSDQVNESLRGGERPVGESDSTVRRAADPRDLAGRRVGLGALQGEGAGWRRAGARQARRHQPGVAACVVPRLSTSRLPAPQDPLHDVLREFCRLPDVGVRIECFQDFRR
- a CDS encoding adenylosuccinate lyase family protein; this encodes MTISMYESFITGHWFSAPAKRVWSDSATLQAWLDVEAALAQAQADLGLIPRSAADQIGQKALAHLFDTTKVAEDIAHAQHPLVPVLHQLEALCGEPAAGFIHLGATTQNIFDTASALQMRATHGILMEHLDASVTALCSLAMEHRHTVMPGRTHGQHALPMTLGFKIAGWIAELDRDRARLKRRLSSSFTASMGGAIGTFAAMGSIGRQVEARMAERLGLLPTGLPMRSSYDRVNDYVATLATLAATVQKIAQDVVFMQRTEIGEAAEAFHIGKVGSSTMAQKRNPSTALLLISLCRMLRGRAPMALEAMVRMDEGDSSATNVCDTLLPEVAVIAASITETLERLALGLVVHPDRMKNNLALTNGLIASEAAMMSLTPYMGRHQAHHMLYEAAQRSQSEAVPFAQAIREHPLWMAKELPAEVLKALDPNAYVGQSAELTQDIVERVLGRGQP
- a CDS encoding porin; translated protein: MMSMGAAHAQSSVVIYGIVDQGIVKANSGTTPGAMLPGRGVNPDTWNIKAGNTSRLGFRGHEDLGAGLYSRFQIEHRFAMDTGASSNATVFWLGRSVVALGGKSLGELYAGREYSAAYTVALNADPTFWSYVSQLGSAYTYASYTPVATSIEASNIRWANAVGYKTPVWGGFSGELQTALGEGARKRASSGHAQFKAGALWVAGAFDRLDSNTNMQIVAGGYDFGVVYPKASYTRSKGGVNGDAKAFTVSALVPFSFGRAYLSYGSLSPAANNRDSDMIGAGVQYDLSKRTLVYLNLGTAEQQTFTRTTAFDFGIKHTF
- a CDS encoding tripartite tricarboxylate transporter substrate binding protein; the protein is MTSKLYTRVASAAAGLLWSVAAVAQTPISLVVGYSAGGSADYVARVVGEELSKKLSRQVIIENVAGASGMLAAQKVLSGSNDGSVIYMGGTDTVLVPMVNPKAKVDWEKDFVPIGRTTTVPMIFAVPVNSPYNTLSDLIHDLKKGKDYLYAVPGIGTMQHLYGSLINNRGKVNMVHVPYRGGAQIATDLVGGQVDSAVLVLSTAMPFLKDGKIKALSSSDTIRAPQLPHVKRIGEEEGFQGTALPLWQGFFLKSGTAPATVAAYEKALIEALGSAALKAKLAEAGITVAPMKGQEFKAFIKPQADLYRDIVRSAKITVD
- a CDS encoding DNA/RNA non-specific endonuclease — translated: MTTSTPQSWRPLDPDYRNRRGYDADFLDVAVPLPSLAPTVQHLATLPPLPYQHFSILLNPARRLAFWSAVNIDGRQERHLGQRQPDEWWFDERQGFTPRITAALQIGDGFYRGSGFQRGHLVRRLDPAWGETDVQSGRGEADTFHWTNCSPQMPELNTGWWLQVEDHLLQTANAQDHKVSVFSGCVFGDGDPLYRGVQIPLAFWKVAAWTVATPGEPALRSLAFLVKQDEAVAALLRKRGVTPQARDFDEVPQSIQGYQTTVAELSRLTHCGFGDLARADVDVYARRRPTRLAPLVFDTIGTYRALASPADLFTQ